CGACCAACTAGAAATGGATGCAATCACGTCATTGATGAAACTAAGAAATGAAAGTGatataatagaaaataatattgaagGAAATCAAAGTAAAGATGGAAAGCCTGAAAGTAAGCCAAAGATCCTTTTGATGGGGACTCACAGGTAAAAAGAATAAAAGGCGTAGTATCACCACAAACTGTAAATGCAATTCATATACCAGGAGGTGCATTTATGCATGGAGAAGAGTGGTTGAATGATAAAGATCCTTGTGTAGAAAATCTTGCCTTATATTTTGGCACGAATCATTTAGATGATGATATTGAAACCTTTAATCATCAAGTAGAGAGAATAATGAAATGTGCCAACCGATCTgcaataaatgtatattttttggaaattgtgCCATATAAAGGatcaacaaaaaagaaaattgataCGAGTCAAATAAACGATATCATTAAACTGGCAGCAAAACAACTTGACATCCAAGTTGTAGAATTACCAAAGAAATTCCGAGAAAACGATGGCTCACTTTATGAAAAAGATGGTGTTCACCTAAGTGAAGAAGGGGCAAAACTTTTGGCAGGAAAATTACTGTATGAGGTCCAACAACATATGACATTCAAAAAGAGAAAGATGGACAACTCCCCTAGTCAATATCAAAAGTAAAGGACATATAAAAAAGAATCTGACTCTGTAAGGTATTTAGTCATTTATCTGATTTTGTTTTCTTGTGTGATTTGTGTTACATTTAGGATTATTATTTGTTCTGATTTTTGTAATGAGAGATTAATATATAGtgtaagattaaaaaaaaaaaagtatttttcgaCGAAAGCGCAAAACTTCTTGCAATCAGTTAATCAGGTCGAAGGGATGATTTTCCGGTGGAAAGGAATAATGAGTGGATTAATCAATACGCCTAATTTGCGCACTGAGCAAACGCGCGATACAGTAGTACATTAAAATGTGGGAGTGAGAGGGGAACAAGCCGAGACTAGAGGTACGTGATTGCATTTCAACGGTCGTCAACTTTAGTAACTGGTATAATCAATACGAATTTGCATATACATTTCCTAGTAACTTAAAATAGTACAGATTGGCGACTGCGGCTGCAATCCCTACACGTTGTAATTGTAATTGACACTATTCTTCATGTCCATACTGGCCATACAGCATCTTAAATGAAATTATGCCTCGACAATCGAGGAGGGTGCTAAGATATCAGCACCATGTTTATTGCTGACTTAATAGCCGTTCGACGGGTACTTCAATGATCCTCCCGGTCCCCCCACGAAAGCGAAATATTGTCATCTTTAATTGCGTGTTCTCATTGGCCTTTTAGATCTGAAAGTTCGTTCGTCTGTTGGTCAATCGCATTAAACTTATTGTACATTACCAGGGGCATGCCAAACGTTCTGCTGCTGAAGGCGAGTTTCTGTTGGTAATTTGAgtgataaacaaattatagatgttgatTTACACgggaatgaataaaataaagacaaagaaagagtgaaatgtttgcattattaattaaatcttcgaactaagcaacaaactcacatctATAAAATTGAACCCATTTATCTGCTGCCCCCTACAACTTGCTGCCGTGACAGCTGCCCCCAGGCCCTCTTCCGTGTGTCACACAAGAAAACGGAATGCCGCTACTAACAGAATAAGCAAGAACATAGACATCGTGAATATTAGTATTTATCGCTagcatgttatatatatatatatacttcaagATGATACAGAACACCAAAAAGTTAATAAAAGCATCACATCAAGAATATATTCGTGGAAAATCACATTACTCATTTATTTGTAGATTATCTCCGTCTACATCAATAAAGGTCAAGGTGTTCCTCTATTTGTAGTATTCTGAAACCAAGGATGAGCATCTCAGCATGGCCGAATACACTGTCGTCAGCTTGGAGTCTCTTGTGAAAGTTCCTGCAAGTTTTGTAGGCCAGCATTGGTCACAAGATATCCCTTTGTTTGTGTAGTACCTTACAATGTCGCTACTTCGACTGTAGATGGACGTACACTGACAATTTCTGCAAAAGACAACGATCACATTCAGGCTTAGCTAGCTATGACACAACACTATTATTTGGCGAAATTAACTTTATCCCATATGCTACGTAGAATTCAAAGCAATATCACTACTTTTCAAATCACATTACAATCCATTTACAAGTATAAAGTTTATTCAGATATGGAAATTTTCGATGAAATCTCAAATCGTTTTAGAATGTCTATTCGGAAATGGAGTTTTCATATTCAATTGTACTGaccattttttattgaacaaCAGACCCCGACACAGTTTACTAATGGAGCCAATAAAGTTATACGATTGGCTTTCTGCAATATTTTATGCAACTGAAATATCACTTGAATACGATATTTGTTAAGTTGGTAGGTTTACTTACGATTCACAGGTAGATTCTTGTTGCATGAAGTTAATAACAGAGTCGTAGTCATAGACGTCAAATGTATCTTTCGTACCGCTTAAGGTTTCCACCATGCAGTTGTTGTATTCATGAGGGTTGCGAATAGGACATGACGAACTAGTGTCGGCGTGCCCACCTGATGCATACATATCCGCTGCTGATCCGTAGTGATTTTTTAGAGAAACCTGGGCGAGCACTTCCAGCTCGTCCTCTGTGGCATCTggcgataaaaaaaattattttttctaggaAAATGGATTTTGTATCTCTGCGGAAGCCGAACTCCAATGCAACATTATGGAGGCTCGAGAAACCGATTTTACTTAATTGGATTTTATTGTCTGAATTATATACataagtataatatatatatataaaagcaaaccgAACATTGGAAAAACGAAGTGATCTttaaagtgtagcaagtttaataatagcGGCAAATATACTTCgaatatatttaagaaatataaatatacacaCGGATTTGAATGGAAACTTGCGGAACTAGGGTGCTGCGGAAACCAGGTTGATAACCACTGATTTAGatcaataaatataacttaCCTGTTAGGGAGGTTAGAAAAGTTTCAGAAAAATCTCCAAATGAGACGATGCAACTTTCTACTGGAGTCAAGGAAGTAGAGCCACCAACCAAAAAGTCTTGAATAGCATTTGTCCAGCATTGGATATTATCGTTCACACTGGCAATAAACATACAGTCATTCATGGAAaactcaattttaatttttaatatatatgttgCTATGCAGATGTTGTAAACgggtattttatatttatctataaatatttattttttggtaatttttatCGTCATTTTCTTACCCATAGCACTGTTCAGTATTTGCACCTCTGTACCAATCCGAATACTTCACAACGTAGTCAACAACCGATCTCCAGTACCAGCCATCCGTTACGGTAATCCTATTCAAACATTCGCGGAAATAGACTCGAACAGAATTATCTGGTAAATCAGATTCACTTCTTCGACGTCTTCTTTGCTGTTGGTGTTCGGCGTTGTGACAGCCTGAAAACCAGATACTAAGTGCATTTCGATAGTTATGTTATTTTGAGCATAGCTGcttgagaaaatatttgaaaaaatcttcATGTTAAGCACAATCTCACTTGCAGAAAATCCAGACCTAAAATATTTGACcacaatttcatttattaatcTGATTTTCCAAAGTTTTTTGATATTGTTCTCTACGAATCATGCGATTAAATCAGCATCATCATCTATAATATATCATCATCTGACTCTTGTAGTTACAGTGACAAACGCCAAGTTGAGAATATCTGTGATTGCGCCAATGTCCATTCAGTGCGAACAGACTGTCCTCGTTTTTAGAATGTTTGGCAAtttcttcaataaaataatattaacaagCATGTAACTGCGCTCAATCTTCTTAAGTAATTTTTGCAGATCGAAGTCCAAGAACTGAAACGCTCACGTCAACACGGgacttaaataaatatatatatttcagaacTCACCATTGACCAGCGGTATAGTGAAAGTAGCAACCAAACATAAAACAGCAATTGTTGATTTCGGACGCATCATTCTGATGATATTACACCCGACGCAAGCAGAGTACAAGAGAGCAACTAGCTACTTCTGAGCATGTAGTCGCATTTGATGAGTTTTGAGTAAAGGGTAGGGTAGCAATGACGTAAAATTATGTAATCGGAGGTAATTTGTTTAATATGAAGTATGCAGAAGGACATAATGACAGGATTTATAATCCTTTAAGCCTAATTGTTGTAATTTGCGTCCTATACTCAAGTTGCACGGATTTTTGTTGCGTCAAACCATGTAGATAGAATATAAATCACCTTGAGCATTCGTCTTCTTGGGGTGACGCTTCTTTTCGAATAGGTCTCTATTAAATATCTCTTAGataactaataataataattaataagtTTTATATTGGTGATGAAGATAGGTAAATGTATTTTGCAAGTCCAATTGAGTTAATCCATATTGATTTTATAAACAGCTTTCGCAATCCTTTAATTGTCCATTATTTATGCAAGTATTAAATTATTGGTTATGAGTGAAGcgattaattttaatgttataatTACAACGAAACAAATATATTACTTTTGATTCCAtggaatataaaatatgataaacTTAGGCATAGCTCTAACTGTGCTATGTTGCCCTGTAGCTCTTTATCAGTACTTTTCCAAGTTTGCTCACCGGCCCGGGCCTTTTTTGGCtaaaagtttataaaaaaaaattcagtctTCAGTTTATTACTATTTAATCACAAACTAACTGATAATGACGATATGTTAAAGGTATCGATAATCTGACCACGAGATCGTTGAAATTCAGTCACAGAACCCC
The sequence above is a segment of the Styela clava chromosome 7, kaStyClav1.hap1.2, whole genome shotgun sequence genome. Coding sequences within it:
- the LOC120329070 gene encoding uncharacterized protein LOC120329070; this translates as MMRPKSTIAVLCLVATFTIPLVNGCHNAEHQQQRRRRRSESDLPDNSVRVYFRECLNRITVTDGWYWRSVVDYVVKYSDWYRGANTEQCYGVNDNIQCWTNAIQDFLVGGSTSLTPVESCIVSFGDFSETFLTSLTDATEDELEVLAQVSLKNHYGSAADMYASGGHADTSSSCPIRNPHEYNNCMVETLSGTKDTFDVYDYDSVINFMQQESTCESNCQCTSIYSRSSDIVRYYTNKGISCDQCWPTKLAGTFTRDSKLTTVYSAMLRCSSLVSEYYK